CAAGCCCACTTGCTTGGCAAGCTAGGTAGAAGGAGCAAAAGAGAGTTAGGGGGATAGGACAGTGCTGCACTCCAATACTAACCTCCATCCACAACCCGGCCACGTGCATGCAAAAGGCTTTTCTCCCGTGTGCCTCCTCAGGTGGGCTTTCAAATGGCTGCTCTTCGTGTACATCTTGGTACAACCAGGAAAAGAACATTTGTGCATTTTAATGAGTTCTGCTGCAGGGTTCTTTTGAAATTTCTGGCCCACGATGATTCCTGTCTCACCCTGAATCATGCCTCCTGGCCCAATTGGCTTGGCGGCGATGGGGACGGGAGCAATGCGGACAAATTTAGAGGACAAGTTCAAATTGGACGACTGAACTATCTGAGGCACAAGGGCAAATGTCTGTCCTTGGATGTTGACTAGGAGCTGTGCAATTTTAATGTTCTCTTGTGCTGGTCCTTGGGAACTAGGGCTTGTATTGGATTCCTGTTTGACCTGTACAGGCTGAATTTGGAGCATAACCGGTATCCCATTCTCCACAGACATTCCTCCATTTGAAGCTTGGCCACCTTCTGTTGAGTTGCTCAACGGTTCATTTTTACTCTCTTTTAAACTAGTGCTGGGTAACATATGGTCTTTTTGCTGTAGCGAAGCAACAGAAACTTGGCTGCAAGCTCTCAAGTCCTTGGTCTCACTTTTAGGTCTTTCTTTGAGCTCCAACTCCATGTTCTCCTCCAGAAACTCCTCAATTTCCTCAAGCGTGGGCTGAAATGGTCCAGAATCTTCCACATCCACAGCAAATTCAGGCATCCTAAAGTACTCCTCTTTCACTATGGGCTGAAGCCTTCTTTTGTCCCACCATGATGCAGCGGTGTTCCCCAAAGATGCCTGGGACAATAAGTAGTCTAAGATACTGTCCTGACTTTCTGCACTGGACGTGCTTCCATAGCTGGAGCTGAGAACCTGTGAGTCAGGGCTCGAACAAGAACAGAAGCTGGACGAGTCACTGTCATCTTCTGACAAGGGAGAGGGCATCATTTGGTAGGACCTCACCCCTGCTGTCATGTCCCCAAAGTATCCAAGAGAAGATCTTGTAGATAAAAAGGATTCATCAGTAGGCAGCAAGTGATCCACCATTCCTGGGCGATCTGTTATGGATATCCCAACAGCATATACCAGGTGGTGAAAGTTCAGATAAGAGCCTGAGTACAGGAGAACAAAACAGTAACAGTCAGAAGTCAGTTTCATCATTTATCTCCATGCACTAAAGCTCATAAAGTCCTCTAGCTCACAGAAAAGTCCAAAGCATTCAGTCTCCCCGAGTATACACGCTGCTATGCACTTTGATACGTCTGTGCCACCCCTTAAGGACTGTCAGGGCTAAAGTGTTTTGCAGGATTGCACCACGTATTTGCAAAAgaattctttcagaaataatttcccaACTGTGTGCACTCCAAATTTACAGCTCCCTTCCAGAATATTACTGgcaagagaaaatatattatgGGCTTTCACCTAAAAGTGAAAACTAGAGCCAAAgaagggaatggggagaaaaaataaagcactgaaatttCAACCac
This DNA window, taken from Cuculus canorus isolate bCucCan1 chromosome 11, bCucCan1.pri, whole genome shotgun sequence, encodes the following:
- the KLF15 gene encoding Krueppel-like factor 15 isoform X2, coding for MVDHLLPTDESFLSTRSSLGYFGDMTAGVRSYQMMPSPLSEDDSDSSSFCSCSSPDSQVLSSSYGSTSSAESQDSILDYLLSQASLGNTAASWWDKRRLQPIVKEEYFRMPEFAVDVEDSGPFQPTLEEIEEFLEENMELELKERPKSETKDLRACSQVSVASLQQKDHMLPSTSLKESKNEPLSNSTEGGQASNGGMSVENGIPVMLQIQPVQVKQESNTSPSSQGPAQENIKIAQLLVNIQGQTFALVPQIVQSSNLNLSSKFVRIAPVPIAAKPIGPGGMIQGETGIIVGQKFQKNPAAELIKMHKCSFPGCTKMYTKSSHLKAHLRRHTGEKPFACTWPGCGWRFSRSDELSRHRRSHSGVKPYQCPVCEKKFARSDHLSKHVKVHRFPRSNRSIRSVN
- the KLF15 gene encoding Krueppel-like factor 15 isoform X1 — encoded protein: MVVGCTRKDGFCPCASVELQQDYGSCSYLNFHHLVYAVGISITDRPGMVDHLLPTDESFLSTRSSLGYFGDMTAGVRSYQMMPSPLSEDDSDSSSFCSCSSPDSQVLSSSYGSTSSAESQDSILDYLLSQASLGNTAASWWDKRRLQPIVKEEYFRMPEFAVDVEDSGPFQPTLEEIEEFLEENMELELKERPKSETKDLRACSQVSVASLQQKDHMLPSTSLKESKNEPLSNSTEGGQASNGGMSVENGIPVMLQIQPVQVKQESNTSPSSQGPAQENIKIAQLLVNIQGQTFALVPQIVQSSNLNLSSKFVRIAPVPIAAKPIGPGGMIQGETGIIVGQKFQKNPAAELIKMHKCSFPGCTKMYTKSSHLKAHLRRHTGEKPFACTWPGCGWRFSRSDELSRHRRSHSGVKPYQCPVCEKKFARSDHLSKHVKVHRFPRSNRSIRSVN